The following are encoded together in the Triticum dicoccoides isolate Atlit2015 ecotype Zavitan chromosome 6B, WEW_v2.0, whole genome shotgun sequence genome:
- the LOC119322823 gene encoding uncharacterized protein LOC119322823, translating into MPSHRRPDTARGYRRSISTPYQRRPIPPCLYSAARRSHASKHRRASIAPLHAVLPLQRSPTLSCISTAGPTPSRSLSGWPPLSTATSSTVAAFLPGPTSPMSTTKAHAAVAAIWIGAACGWARASMRLRERITPAAGNGELRRWETSRCSSGQGTSCFYYSLVLRFAVYCCQLV; encoded by the exons ATGCCGTCCCACCGCCGCCCCGACACCGCCCGGGGCTACCGCCGGTCGATCTCGACGCCGTACCAGCGCCGCCCCATACCGCCATGCCTCTACAGCGCCGCCCGACGCAGCCATGCCTCTAAACACCGCCGTGCCTCTATAGCACCGCTCCACGCCGTCCTGCCCCTTCAGCGCAGCCCAACGTTGTCCTGCATCTCCACTGCCGGCCCAACGCCTTCCCGCTCTCTCTCCGGGTGGCCGCCTCTCTCCACGGCCACATCCAGCACAGTTGCCGCCTTCCTCCCTGGCCCGACCTCCCCCATGTCCACCACGAAAGCACACGCAGCGGTGGCGGCGATTTGGATCGGGGCAGCGTGCGGCTGGGCAAGGGCATCGATGCGGCTGAG GGAAAGGATTACTCCGGCGGCGGGGAACGGGGAGCTCCGGCGGTGGGAAACAAGTAGATGTTCCAGTGGACAAGGCACCTCATGCTTTTATTATTCTCTGGTTCTCCGATTTGCTGTGTACTGCTGCCAGCTAGTCTGA